The Aedes aegypti strain LVP_AGWG chromosome 3, AaegL5.0 Primary Assembly, whole genome shotgun sequence genome contains a region encoding:
- the LOC5564782 gene encoding prefoldin subunit 3, which translates to MLDVENIELPKLENDQKSYAGIPEAVFVEDVEAFMKQSGSEENVEKVLKGLDEQHSKYKFMEFNIISRKRRLRQQIPDLAKSLEMIKILKNQSEEQETRFLLSEQVFVKTRVPPTKTVCLWLGANVMLEYPLDEAEELLKQNKHSAEVNLKCLEHDQDFLRDQITTTEVNMARVHNYDVKKRQAKKAAEEK; encoded by the exons ATGCTGGACGTGGAAAACATCGAACTACCGAAGCTAGAAAACGACCAAAAATCCTACGCCGGCATTCCGGAGGCGGTGTTTGTG GAGGATGTGGAAGCGTTCATGAAGCAGTCCGGAAGCGAAGAGAATGTGGAAAAGGTACTGAAGGGGCTTGACGAGCAGCACAGCAAGTACAAATTTATGGAGTTCAACATCATTTCGCGAAAGCGTCGCCTCCGGCAGCAGATTCCGGATTTGGCCAAAAGTCTGGAAATGatcaaaattctcaaaaaccAGTCAGAAGAGCAGGAAACTCGGTTCCTGCTGAGCGAGCAGGTGTTTGTCAAAACGCGAGTTCCGCCCACGAAAACCGTCTGTCTTTGGTTGGGGGCGAACGTAATGCTGGAATATCCGCTGGATGAagcggaggaattgctgaagcaGAACAAACATTCGGCCGAAGTTAATTTGAAGTGCCTGGAGCATGATCAGGACTTCCTGCGGGACCAGATTACCACGACCGAAGTGAACATGGCCCGGGTCCACAATTACGACGTGAAAAAGCGACAGGCGAAGAAGGCGGCCGAGGAAAAGTAG